The sequence GTGACGGACTCTCAAAAGCGAGAGGAAATTATTTCTAAAGTTAGTAAGTCCGAGTTTGGCCAACTAACTGATGAGTGGGCTAAAAAAGGGGAACTAACTGAGCAGGAGGCTCGCAATTTCGTTGAATCCCTTTTAAATCAAGGCAAAAATCAAACCCCCACTGAGACGGGGGCACAGTCTACAGATCCGAGCGAGATACCTATTTCCCCAGATCCTCCAGAAGTGCAGCAAGAGCTACAGGAACTGACTGCACAAATTGCCGCTATGCGTGCGGAGCTGGAAAGGCTGAGAAATCAAGATTCGCAGTCGTGAATCTTCTATTGCTATTACTCCTTGACAATGGTAAATTTCTATGCTAAAGCAGCAGAGTTTTGAGTTGAGCGCCATTGGCCAGAACCCAAAACGACAAAATTTTTAATTTTTGTGAAGTTGCGAATAACCAGCCAGAGGCGATCGCCTCTGGCTGGTTCATCAGTTTTATGTTTGGATATTGAGACATTCTCCAAGTGCTAACAGACTTAATCTGCGGTTACATTCCGCTTTGGTCTAATAGAACAAAAGTTAATTAAGGGTATCTGAGGGCAGATAGCCTAACCGAGTTTAAGCAGGCTTCAGCCTTCCGACAGATTTTGTTAAAAGTCACCGACAACAGATAAGGTATCTAGCCGAGAGCCGATCGGGCAAGAAAGACTAGAGCCCGCTTTGACTTCAATCGTTCTGCCATTCTTCGCGACCCATTAAATCGGCAATCCGATCCCTAAGTAAGTAGTTACTCTTCTCCAACTCGCACTCTACCCAAGCCCATTCACGGGCAGGAATATATTGGCAGAGGGTGTAGATGGGTTGCTGACGGCTAACAACTCCTTTATACACGAGACGACGCGCTTCTTCTTTGATTACATCCAGAGAGTATTGAACCGATATCGCGGACACCACGTTTACGCTCATTGTATTCACTCTTAAAGTATTCAGAAATTGTTGGTCGGAGAGTAGATAGTTTGTAGCTCTATATACTAAACTCTTTTCATTTTTACGCTATCTGCTCCTCTATTATATTAACAAATGTTTCAAAAGTCATCAAACCTTGACTTTTTTCCGGAGTAAATTTACAGGTGTTTGCCACTATTGATTTTCCTGGCAATCCTATGGCAGTGGGTTTAGGATTGGTAAACATGGGGTAATGCCCACATTAAGCCACGTTAAGCAGGTATCCCAGAAGCCTTTCTAATGCTGCCATACGCGGAATGGGAGTTCTAAAAATATCCTGATGGAGAACTCCCTCTTCAGAGGGATAACGAAATAAAAAATTAAATTTTTATAAAGAAAATAGTTTTAGATACCAAATAATGCTTCCAGAGAGATCGCTTGTGCTGCTGAAATCTGCCCAAATGAGTAGACGCAAGGTATATCTGGTGGGAGATATTGTAAAAACTTATTTTTAATATAAGGACTACCGTAAACTACCAAAGCTTGCAATTCACCAGTTTTTAATAAATTGTTAAACCAATCCTCTGCAATTTCGGTTAATCCGGCACTTCCCCGAAAGGGATTGCCACGCATAAAGACTTGTAACAGAGTCGGCTGAGGACGATCGGAAGTAGAGATTGGCGTATGGCCATCGCATAACTGAGTTGTGTATCCTCTCCCTTGGGGTATAGCGATCGCGGGTGCTTGGCGATCGAGGAATTTACAGTCTAGCAGATTGTCAACAACTATTAAGTTAC comes from Aerosakkonema funiforme FACHB-1375 and encodes:
- a CDS encoding DUF4327 family protein is translated as MSVNVVSAISVQYSLDVIKEEARRLVYKGVVSRQQPIYTLCQYIPAREWAWVECELEKSNYLLRDRIADLMGREEWQND